The proteins below are encoded in one region of Acanthochromis polyacanthus isolate Apoly-LR-REF ecotype Palm Island chromosome 4, KAUST_Apoly_ChrSc, whole genome shotgun sequence:
- the LOC110949399 gene encoding elongation factor 2-like, whose translation MVNFTVDQIRAIMDKKANIRNMSVIAHVDHGKSTLTDSLVSKAGIIASARAGETRFTDTRKDEQERCITIKSTAISLYYELGENDQAFIKQAKDGSGFLINLIDSPGHVDFSSEVTAALRVTDGALVVVDCVSGVCVQTETVLRQAIGERIKPVLMMNKMDRALLELQLEPEDLYQTFQRIVESVNVIISTYGEDESGPMGNIMVDPVIGTVGFGSGLHGWAFTLKQFAEMYAAKFAAKGNTQMTAAEHCKKVEDMMKKLWGDRYYDTDSGKFSKSPNGPEGKKLSRTFCALVLDPIFKVFDAIMNFKKEETAKLITKMDIKLDAEDKDKEGKPLLKAVMRRWLPAGEALLQMITIHLPSPVTAQKYRCELLYEGPPDDEAAMGIKNCDPKAPLMMYISKMVPTSDKGRFYAFGRVFSGSVSTGLKVRIMGPNFVPGKKDDLYLKPIQRTILMMGRYVEPIEDVPCGNIVGLVGVDQFLVKTGTITTYEQSHNMRVMKFSVSPVVRVAVEAKNPADLPKLVEGLKRLSKSDPMVQCIIEESGEHIVAGAGELHLEICLKDLEEDHACIPLKKSDPVVSYRETVSEDSSVMCLSKSPNKHNRLFMKARPFQEGLAEDIEKGEVTARQEMKARARYLADKYEWDVGEARKIWCFGPDGTGPNMLVDVTKGVQYLNEIKDSVVAGFQWAVKEGVLCEENMRAIRFDIHDVTLHTDAIHRGGGQIIPTARRALYACELTAEPRLMEPVYLVEIQCPETAMGGIYGVLTRRRGHVFEEGRVMGTPMYVIKAYLPVMESFGFTADLRSNTGGQAFPQCVFDHWQILPGNPLEVSTKPGTVVIETRKRKGLKEGVPALDNYLDKL comes from the exons ATG GTGAACTTTACCGTAGACCAGATTCGTGCCATCATGGACAAAAAGGCCAACATCCGTAACATGTCTGTGATTGCCCACGTTGACCATGGAAAGTCAACTTTGACAGATTCTCTGGTGTCGAAGGCTGGTATCATTGCCTCAGCTCGTGCTGGAGAGACTCGTTTCACAGACACCCGCAAGGACGAACAGGAGCGTTGCATTACCATCAAGTCTAC AGCCATCTCCTTGTACTACGAGCTCGGCGAAAACGACCAGGCCTTCATTAAGCAGGCCAAAGATGGATCTGGCTTCTTGATCAACCTGATTGACTCACCAGGGCACGTTGACTTCTCCTCTGAGGTGACTGCTGCTCTCCGTGTCACTGATGGAGCCCTGGTTGTTGTGGACTGTGTTTCTG gtgtgtgtgtgcaaactgAGACCGTGCTCCGTCAGGCCATTGGTGAGCGCATCAAGCCAGTCCTGATGATGAACAAGATGGACCGTGCCTTGTTGGAGTTGCAGCTTGAACCTGAAGACCTTTACCAGACCTTCCAGCGTATCGTAGAGTCTGTCAATGTCATCATCTCCACCTATGGAGAGGATGAGAGCGGACCTATGGGTAACATCATG GTTGATCCAGTGATTGGCACTGTTGGCTTCGGCTCTGGACTCCATGGCTGGGCATTCACCCTGAAGCAGTTTGCTGAAATGTATGCAGCCAAGTTTGCTGCCAAAGGCAACACCCAGATGACAGCAGCTGAGCACTGCAAGAAGGTGGAAGACATGATGAAGAAGCTGTGGGGAGACAG GTACTATGACACGGACTCTGGAAAGTTTTCCAAGTCTCCTAATGGACctgagggaaaaaaattatCCCGCACCTTCTGTGCTCTTGTGCTGGACCCCATCTTCAAG GTGTTTGATGCCATCATGAACTTCAAGAAGGAGGAAACTGCCAAGCTGATCACTAAGATGGACATCAAGTTGGATGCTGAGGACAAAGACAAGGAGGGTAAGCCTCTCCTGAAGGCTGTCATGCGCCGCTGGCTGCCTGCTGGAGAAGCCCTTCTGCAAATGATCACCATTCATCTGCCTTCCCCTGTCACGGCCCAGAAGTACCGCTGTGAGCTTCTGTATGAAGGACCTCCTGATGATGAGGCTGCCATGG GTATCAAGAACTGTGACCCCAAGGCTCCTCTGATGATGTACATCTCCAAGATGGTCCCCACCAGTGACAAGGGTCGCTTCTATGCCTTTGGTCGTGTGTTTTCTGGGTCTGTGTCCACTGGCCTGAAGGTTCGCATCATGGGACCAAACTTTGTCCCTGGAAAGAAGGACGACCTGTACTTGAAGCCAATTCAGAG GACCATTCTGATGATGGGCCGCTATGTTGAACCCATTGAAGATGTGCCTTGTGGTAACATCGTGGGTCTGGTTGGTGTGGACCAGTTCCTTGTCAAGACCGGAACTATTACAACCTACGAGCAGTCGCACAACATGAGGGTGATGAAATTCAGTGTCAGCCCTGTGGTGAGAGTTGCTGTGGAGGCCAAGAACCCTGCCGACCTGCCCAAGCTTGTGGAGGGCTTGAAGCGTCTGTCAAAGTCCGATCCCATGGTCCAGTGTATCATTGAGGAGTCTGGAGAACATATCGTGGCTGGAGCTGGAGAGCTGCATCTGGAGATCTGCCTGAAAGATTTGGAAGAGGACCATGCTTGTATTCCTCTGAAG aaaTCCGACCCAGTGGTGTCGTACCGTGAGACCGTCAGCGAAGATTCAAGTGTCATGTGTCTGTCAAAGTCACCCAACAAGCACAACCGTTTGTTCATGAAGGCTCGTCCCTTCCAAGAAGGTCTGGCAGAGGACATCGAGAAGGGTGAGGTTACCGCTCGCCAGGAGATGAAAGCCCGTGCCCGTTACCTTGCTGATAAGTATGAGTGGGATGTCGGTGAGGCCAGAAAGATCTGGTGCTTCGGACCTGATGGAACTGGCCCCAACATGCTGGTCGATGTTACCAAGGGAGTGCAGTACCTCAATGAGATCAAGGACAGCGTTGTGGCTGGTTTCCAGTGGGCCGTCAAGGAG GGTGTCCTCTGTGAAGAGAACATGCGTGCCATTCGCTTTGACATCCATGACGTGACCCTGCACACAGATGCTATTCACCGTGGTGGTGGTCAGATCATCCCCACAGCCCGCAGAGCCTTGTATGCTTGTGAGCTCACAGCAGAGCCCAGGCTTATGGAGCCTGTCTACCTGGTGGAGATCCAG TGTCCTGAGACAGCAATGGGTGGAATCTACGGTGTGTTGACCAGGAGACGTGGTCATGTGTTTGAGGAGGGCAGAGTAATGGGAACACCCATGTATGTCATCAAGGCCTATCTGCCTGTCATGGAATCCTTTG GTTTCACAGCCGATCTTCGTTCCAACACTGGTGGCCAGGCCTTCCCACAGTGTGTGTTCGACCATTGGCAGATCCTCCCTGGAAACCCACTGGAGGTGTCAACCAAGCCCGGTACCGTTGTCATTGAGACACGCAAGCGCAAGGGTCTCAAAGAAGGTGTCCCAGCCTTGGACAACTACCTGGACAAATTGTAA
- the hmg20b gene encoding SWI/SNF-related matrix-associated actin-dependent regulator of chromatin subfamily E member 1-related isoform X2, protein MGGIKQEQSDASQQPKASHAADPPQDEPKKRGWPKGKKRKKVLPNGPKAPVTGYVRFLNERREHMRARYPDLPFPEITKRLGAEWTRLAPNDKQRYLDEAEREKMQYAQELKEYQQTEAYQITSAKIQDKRIKKEDTPSVIFSTSSGSSLSKASDLSSRFDIPIFTEEFLDQNKAREAELRRLRKANIEFEEQNAVLQRHIKDMYNAKERLEAELGQDEKRTQALHQHLLAIKHTLVNSLSSVPLPGTGETASLGNLDSYLSRLSGVLEGNPHKHRALLNQLCEVLSHLDRKQQ, encoded by the exons ATGGGAGGCATCAAACAAGAGCAGAGTGATGCATCCCAGCAGCCCAAAGCTTCACACGCAGCGGATCCCCCACAAGATGAG cCTAAGAAGAGAGGCTGGCCgaagggaaagaaaagaaagaaggtgCTGCCAAACGGTCCCAAGGCGCCTGTAACAGGATATGTCCGCTTCCTGAATGAACGAAGAGAACATATGCGGGCACGATACCCCGACTTACCTTTCCCAGAAATCACCAAGAGACTCGGAGCAGAGTGGACACGATTAGCCCCGAATGACAAACAG CGCTACCTGGACGAAGCGGAACGAGAGAAGATGCAGTACGCCCAGGAACTGAAGGAATATCAGCAGACTGAGGCCTATCAGATCACCAGTGCTAAGATACAAGACAAGAGAATCAAAAAAG aagACACTCCATCCGTCATCTTCAGTACTAGCTCGGGGTCATCTTTATCAAAG gcctctgacctctccagcaGGTTTGACATTCCCATTTTCACAGAGGAGTTCCTCGATCAGAACAAAG CTCGAGAGGCTGAGTTGCGGCGGCTTCGTAAGGCCAACATCGAGTTTGAGGAGCAGAATGCAGTGCTACAGCGGCACATTAAGGACATGTACAATGCTAAAGAGCGCCTGGAGGCTGAACTGGGCCAGGACGAGAAGCGAACCCAAGCTCTTCACCAACACTTGCTGGCTATTAAACACACATTGGTCAATAGTCTCTCATCAGTCCCCCTGCCAG GTACAGGTGAGACAGCATCTCTTGGAAACCTGGACTCGTACTTGAGTCGTCTCAGTGGAGTGCTCGAGGGAAACCCCCACAAACACCGTGCTCTGCTCAACCAACTTTGTGAGGTCCTctctcacctggacag GAAGCAACAATAA
- the hmg20b gene encoding SWI/SNF-related matrix-associated actin-dependent regulator of chromatin subfamily E member 1-related isoform X1: MGGIKQEQSDASQQPKASHAADPPQDEPKKRGWPKGKKRKKVLPNGPKAPVTGYVRFLNERREHMRARYPDLPFPEITKRLGAEWTRLAPNDKQRYLDEAEREKMQYAQELKEYQQTEAYQITSAKIQDKRIKKEDTPSVIFSTSSGSSLSKASDLSSRFDIPIFTEEFLDQNKAREAELRRLRKANIEFEEQNAVLQRHIKDMYNAKERLEAELGQDEKRTQALHQHLLAIKHTLVNSLSSVPLPGTGETASLGNLDSYLSRLSGVLEGNPHKHRALLNQLCEVLSHLDSEKL; the protein is encoded by the exons ATGGGAGGCATCAAACAAGAGCAGAGTGATGCATCCCAGCAGCCCAAAGCTTCACACGCAGCGGATCCCCCACAAGATGAG cCTAAGAAGAGAGGCTGGCCgaagggaaagaaaagaaagaaggtgCTGCCAAACGGTCCCAAGGCGCCTGTAACAGGATATGTCCGCTTCCTGAATGAACGAAGAGAACATATGCGGGCACGATACCCCGACTTACCTTTCCCAGAAATCACCAAGAGACTCGGAGCAGAGTGGACACGATTAGCCCCGAATGACAAACAG CGCTACCTGGACGAAGCGGAACGAGAGAAGATGCAGTACGCCCAGGAACTGAAGGAATATCAGCAGACTGAGGCCTATCAGATCACCAGTGCTAAGATACAAGACAAGAGAATCAAAAAAG aagACACTCCATCCGTCATCTTCAGTACTAGCTCGGGGTCATCTTTATCAAAG gcctctgacctctccagcaGGTTTGACATTCCCATTTTCACAGAGGAGTTCCTCGATCAGAACAAAG CTCGAGAGGCTGAGTTGCGGCGGCTTCGTAAGGCCAACATCGAGTTTGAGGAGCAGAATGCAGTGCTACAGCGGCACATTAAGGACATGTACAATGCTAAAGAGCGCCTGGAGGCTGAACTGGGCCAGGACGAGAAGCGAACCCAAGCTCTTCACCAACACTTGCTGGCTATTAAACACACATTGGTCAATAGTCTCTCATCAGTCCCCCTGCCAG GTACAGGTGAGACAGCATCTCTTGGAAACCTGGACTCGTACTTGAGTCGTCTCAGTGGAGTGCTCGAGGGAAACCCCCACAAACACCGTGCTCTGCTCAACCAACTTTGTGAGGTCCTctctcacctggacag TGAGAAGTTATGA